The following are encoded in a window of Saccharothrix longispora genomic DNA:
- a CDS encoding cytochrome P450 codes for MDPAPAPGAPVVAERYPIPRSRPTHPAEEYAELRAHAPISRSRLDFDGSDVWLVTRHADACAVLADPRFSSDFSRPGFPARMTVRPPGPGTFIRMDAPDHTRLRRAVLEEFRPRRVEEMRPAITTIVDDLVSAMLAGPSPADLVQALALPLPTLVICELLGVPYDDRGFFQDRTAVIGDQEASPAARQVVRDELREYLDRLVTDKHAAGTDDLLGRMSRDRDRSGLTHDEVVGVATLLMIAGFETIANQIGVGTLLLLTHPDQFARLRAEPGLVVPAVEELARHQTVIDYGLRRVATEDVVVGGTTIRAGEGVVVVLSSANRDAEVYPDPDRFDITRDVRGHLAFGFGLHQCLGQLLARLQLGLLWTTLAERAPGLRLAVDLDEVPFRTDMFVHGVHSLPVTW; via the coding sequence ATGGACCCGGCTCCCGCACCCGGCGCGCCGGTGGTGGCCGAGCGCTACCCCATCCCGCGCAGCCGCCCGACGCACCCGGCGGAGGAGTACGCCGAGCTGCGCGCCCACGCCCCGATCAGCCGCTCGCGCCTGGACTTCGACGGCAGCGACGTCTGGTTGGTCACGCGGCACGCCGACGCGTGCGCGGTGCTGGCCGACCCCCGCTTCAGCTCCGACTTCTCCCGCCCCGGCTTCCCCGCCCGGATGACCGTGCGCCCGCCGGGCCCCGGCACGTTCATCCGCATGGACGCCCCCGACCACACCCGGCTGCGGCGCGCGGTGCTGGAGGAGTTCCGGCCCCGGCGGGTCGAGGAGATGCGCCCGGCCATCACGACGATCGTCGACGACCTGGTGTCGGCCATGCTGGCCGGCCCGTCGCCCGCCGACCTGGTGCAGGCCCTCGCGCTGCCCCTGCCGACGCTGGTGATCTGCGAGCTGCTCGGCGTGCCCTACGACGACCGGGGGTTCTTCCAGGACCGCACCGCGGTCATCGGCGACCAGGAGGCGTCGCCCGCCGCCCGGCAGGTCGTGCGCGACGAGCTGCGCGAGTACCTGGACCGGCTGGTCACCGACAAGCACGCCGCCGGGACCGACGACCTGCTGGGCCGGATGTCGCGCGACCGGGACCGCAGCGGCCTGACCCACGACGAGGTCGTCGGCGTCGCCACCCTGCTGATGATCGCCGGGTTCGAGACCATCGCGAACCAGATCGGCGTCGGCACGCTGCTGCTGCTGACCCACCCCGACCAGTTCGCCCGCCTGCGCGCGGAACCCGGGCTCGTCGTCCCCGCGGTGGAGGAGCTGGCGCGCCACCAGACGGTCATCGACTACGGCCTGCGCCGCGTGGCCACCGAGGACGTCGTCGTCGGCGGCACGACCATCCGCGCCGGCGAGGGCGTCGTGGTGGTCCTGTCCTCGGCCAACCGCGACGCCGAGGTCTACCCCGACCCGGACCGGTTCGACATCACCCGCGACGTGCGCGGCCACCTGGCCTTCGGGTTCGGGCTGCACCAGTGCCTCGGCCAGCTGCTGGCCCGGCTCCAGCTCGGCCTGCTCTGGACGACGCTGGCCGAGCGCGCCCCGGGCCTGCGGCTCGCCGTCGACCTCGACGAGGTCCCCTTCCGAACCGACATGTTCGTCCACGGGGTGCACAGCCTCCCCGTCACCTGGTAG
- a CDS encoding DUF3224 domain-containing protein, translated as MGFTATGDLLLRSWDETTFSEEDGIKLTRSTIRYVFEGDVEGSGLKEYVMAYRSDESTTFVGLEHVVGRIGDRKGTFVLHHTGELDGEQATVEFTVVPGSGTGGLAGLTGKGGFVAKHSDSGNAAYRFDYDFE; from the coding sequence ATGGGCTTCACCGCGACCGGTGACCTGTTGCTGCGCAGTTGGGACGAGACCACGTTCTCCGAGGAGGACGGGATCAAGCTGACCCGCTCCACCATCCGCTACGTCTTCGAGGGCGACGTCGAGGGCAGCGGGCTCAAGGAGTACGTCATGGCCTACCGCAGCGACGAGTCCACGACGTTCGTCGGCCTGGAGCACGTGGTCGGTCGCATCGGCGACCGCAAGGGCACGTTCGTGCTCCACCACACCGGCGAGCTGGACGGCGAGCAGGCGACCGTCGAGTTCACGGTCGTGCCGGGCTCCGGCACCGGGGGGCTGGCCGGCCTGACCGGCAAGGGCGGCTTCGTGGCGAAGCACTCCGACAGCGGCAACGCCGCCTACCGGTTCGACTACGACTTCGAGTGA
- a CDS encoding nuclear transport factor 2 family protein → MADLDLSRVHPLFARQIECLQNADIAGLVETYHPEAVVVRFQGVLNGIDEIRETFGRYMDIAARYEELLEYTHTEDTIFVRAHMSVRGEHELGFGAYVLRDGLIWRQVAGIEGGMRNWFAESAEAAESTETAGSAP, encoded by the coding sequence GTGGCCGACCTGGACCTGTCCCGAGTCCACCCGCTGTTCGCCCGGCAGATCGAGTGCCTGCAGAACGCGGACATCGCCGGTCTCGTCGAGACCTACCACCCCGAGGCGGTCGTGGTCCGCTTCCAGGGCGTGCTCAACGGCATCGACGAGATCCGCGAGACCTTCGGCCGGTACATGGACATCGCCGCGAGGTACGAGGAACTGCTGGAGTACACCCACACCGAGGACACCATCTTCGTGCGCGCCCACATGAGCGTGCGCGGCGAGCACGAACTCGGCTTCGGCGCCTACGTGCTGCGCGACGGCCTGATCTGGCGGCAGGTCGCCGGGATCGAGGGCGGCATGCGGAACTGGTTCGCCGAGTCCGCCGAGGCGGCCGAATCCACCGAGACGGCGGGCTCCGCTCCCTGA
- a CDS encoding thioesterase II family protein — translation MTAPWVPRDAGGADARVLLLCFAHAGGGTTGFRPWREPLGPEIAVWPVLLPGRESRLREPAHRRMTTLVPELVDALAPALDRPYALFGHSTGAVVAYEAARALVARGVDPPVRLFASGRRAPHLPARHGPRHDLPEAAFLTALAGLGGTAPELLAEPGLARLFVPALRADFELNETYVPLPGPALSCPVSAMTGDADPEAHVDELAAWRDVTRGAFSLRTFAGDHFYLRGAPPALMRAVREDLLGRSAQQCADGARKRVPTS, via the coding sequence GTGACCGCGCCGTGGGTGCCCCGGGACGCCGGGGGAGCGGACGCCCGGGTCCTGCTGCTGTGCTTCGCCCACGCGGGCGGCGGCACGACGGGGTTCCGGCCGTGGCGGGAGCCGCTGGGCCCGGAGATCGCGGTGTGGCCGGTGCTGCTGCCGGGCCGCGAGTCCCGGCTGCGCGAACCCGCGCACCGCCGGATGACCACGCTGGTGCCCGAGCTGGTGGACGCCCTCGCCCCGGCGCTGGACCGGCCGTACGCCCTGTTCGGGCACAGCACCGGCGCGGTCGTGGCCTACGAGGCGGCCCGCGCGCTGGTGGCGAGGGGCGTCGACCCGCCGGTCCGGCTGTTCGCGTCCGGCCGCCGCGCGCCGCACCTGCCCGCCCGCCACGGGCCCCGCCACGACCTGCCCGAGGCCGCGTTCCTGACCGCCCTCGCCGGCCTCGGCGGCACCGCCCCCGAACTGCTCGCGGAACCCGGCCTGGCGCGCCTGTTCGTGCCCGCCCTGCGCGCCGACTTCGAGCTGAACGAGACCTACGTCCCGCTGCCCGGACCGGCGCTGAGCTGCCCGGTGTCGGCCATGACCGGCGACGCCGACCCGGAGGCGCACGTGGACGAGCTGGCCGCGTGGCGCGACGTCACGCGCGGCGCGTTCAGCCTGCGCACGTTCGCCGGGGACCACTTCTACCTGCGGGGCGCGCCGCCCGCGCTGATGCGGGCCGTGCGCGAGGACCTGCTGGGCCGAAGCGCTCAACAGTGCGCAGACGGGGCCCGGAAGCGCGTGCCAACCTCCTGA
- a CDS encoding beta-ketoacyl synthase N-terminal-like domain-containing protein: protein MTPHGTPVPVITGTGVRCAVADDVPTFADRLRAGARGVVRVVDDLDGPRAGAPLPPVDLAAALVEAHADDGVRDRARRAAHRAPPGVRAAVATVAQAWREAALDRAPLPADRVAVVVAGHNLTGGYADDVARKLAADPAFVPGRAALHLMDTDLLGVLTEVFALRGEGLTAGGASASGNVALITASRLLACDAADAVLVVGPVADPSRLERQALVNLGAVAALDEGADPAALCRPFDRGHRGFVPGQACAAVVLERPGSAASRGAPALAALPGHAARMAGTSLAHPSADDQVEVVNAALRAAGLDPADVDYVNAHATGTPLGDRTEAGTLLRVFGDGPRVNATKALTGHCLHAAGVLEAVAVVVQLRGGFLHPNPNLRDPVEPGLRHTGDRAEDVRARVALSNGFGFGGVTTSLVITDPEVTP from the coding sequence ATGACCCCTCACGGCACCCCCGTCCCGGTGATCACCGGGACGGGGGTGCGCTGCGCCGTCGCCGACGACGTGCCGACCTTCGCCGACCGGCTGCGCGCGGGCGCGCGCGGCGTGGTGCGGGTCGTCGACGACCTCGACGGCCCCCGCGCGGGCGCGCCCCTGCCGCCGGTCGACCTGGCCGCCGCGCTGGTCGAGGCGCACGCCGACGACGGCGTGCGGGACCGGGCGCGGCGGGCCGCCCACCGCGCCCCGCCGGGTGTCCGGGCCGCGGTGGCCACGGTCGCGCAGGCGTGGCGGGAAGCGGCCCTGGACCGCGCCCCACTGCCCGCCGACCGGGTCGCCGTCGTGGTCGCCGGGCACAACCTGACCGGTGGCTACGCCGACGACGTGGCGCGCAAGCTGGCCGCCGACCCGGCGTTCGTCCCCGGTCGGGCCGCCCTGCACCTGATGGACACCGACCTGCTCGGCGTGCTCACCGAGGTGTTCGCGCTGCGCGGCGAGGGGCTGACCGCCGGCGGGGCGTCCGCCAGCGGGAACGTCGCCCTGATCACCGCGTCCCGGCTGCTCGCCTGCGACGCGGCCGACGCGGTGCTCGTCGTGGGACCGGTGGCGGACCCGTCCCGGCTGGAGCGGCAGGCCCTGGTCAACCTCGGCGCGGTGGCCGCCCTGGACGAAGGCGCGGACCCGGCGGCGCTGTGCCGGCCGTTCGACCGCGGGCACCGCGGGTTCGTGCCCGGTCAGGCGTGCGCGGCCGTGGTCCTGGAGCGGCCGGGGTCCGCCGCGAGCCGGGGCGCGCCCGCGCTGGCCGCCCTGCCCGGGCACGCGGCGCGCATGGCGGGCACGAGCCTCGCCCACCCGAGCGCGGACGACCAGGTCGAGGTGGTGAACGCCGCGCTCAGGGCGGCGGGCCTCGACCCGGCGGACGTCGACTACGTCAACGCCCACGCCACCGGCACCCCGCTGGGCGACCGCACCGAGGCCGGGACCCTGCTGCGCGTGTTCGGCGACGGGCCGCGCGTCAACGCCACCAAGGCGTTGACGGGGCACTGCCTGCACGCCGCCGGGGTGCTGGAGGCGGTGGCCGTGGTCGTGCAGCTGCGCGGCGGCTTCCTGCACCCCAACCCCAACCTGCGCGACCCCGTCGAACCCGGTCTGCGCCACACCGGCGACCGGGCCGAGGACGTGCGGGCGCGCGTCGCGCTGTCGAACGGGTTCGGGTTCGGCGGCGTCACCACGTCCCTGGTGATCACCGACCCGGAGGTGACCCCGTGA
- a CDS encoding phosphopantetheine-binding protein has product MTHDEIFAVVRDNLLTVVPDIPRERVTIDAAMSDLGANSIDRAEVVTMTMERLNVVVPVMDFQHVSDIRSLVDLLAERV; this is encoded by the coding sequence ATGACCCACGACGAGATCTTCGCGGTGGTGCGGGACAACCTGCTCACCGTGGTGCCGGACATCCCGCGCGAGCGCGTCACCATCGACGCGGCGATGTCCGACCTGGGCGCGAACAGCATCGACCGCGCGGAGGTCGTCACCATGACCATGGAGCGCCTGAACGTGGTCGTGCCGGTGATGGACTTCCAGCACGTGTCCGACATCCGCTCGCTGGTCGACCTGCTGGCGGAGCGGGTATGA
- a CDS encoding hydroxymethylglutaryl-CoA synthase family protein — MSAYGIEAVNAYLGVACIPVPELFRGRGLDPARLANLMMSERSIGLPVEDPVTNAVNAAKPIVDALDPAERDRIELLVTSTESGVDLSKSVASYVHRHLGLSPKCRVVEVKQACYAATAAVQLAVGYLASGVSPGAKALVIATDVALVDARAEYAEPATGHGAAAVLLGDDPAVLAMDLGAFGNHSYETLDSARPTPEFDIADVDRSLFAYLDCLANSFADYADKVEDADFVDTFDHLVMHTPFVGLVKAAHRKMMRDLRRAAPAEIEADFERRLRPATAYASRVGNLCSGSVYLGLASAIDNAALGGGVRLGLYSYGSGCSAEFFSGVTDPRAAATVRAGRIAERLDARVELTFAEYDLLLKETLRCLVPVRDREVDLARWDEYLDRVPGREPMLVLSHVEDYHRQYEWR, encoded by the coding sequence GTGAGCGCCTACGGGATCGAGGCGGTCAACGCCTACCTCGGGGTCGCGTGCATCCCGGTGCCCGAGCTGTTCCGGGGCCGGGGGCTCGACCCCGCGCGGCTGGCGAACCTGATGATGTCCGAGCGCTCCATCGGCCTGCCGGTGGAGGACCCGGTCACCAACGCGGTCAACGCCGCCAAGCCGATCGTGGACGCGCTCGACCCGGCCGAGCGGGACCGGATCGAGCTGCTGGTCACCTCGACCGAGTCCGGTGTGGACCTCAGCAAGTCGGTGGCCTCGTACGTGCACCGGCACCTCGGGCTCTCGCCGAAGTGCCGCGTGGTGGAGGTCAAGCAGGCGTGCTACGCCGCGACGGCCGCCGTGCAGCTCGCCGTGGGCTACCTCGCCTCCGGCGTGTCGCCGGGGGCGAAGGCGCTGGTGATCGCCACGGACGTGGCCCTGGTCGACGCCCGCGCCGAGTACGCCGAACCCGCCACCGGCCACGGCGCGGCGGCCGTGCTGCTCGGCGACGACCCGGCCGTGCTGGCGATGGACCTCGGCGCGTTCGGCAACCACAGCTACGAGACGCTGGACTCCGCCCGCCCGACGCCGGAGTTCGACATCGCCGACGTCGACCGGTCCCTGTTCGCCTACCTCGACTGCCTGGCCAACAGCTTCGCCGACTACGCCGACAAGGTGGAGGACGCGGACTTCGTCGACACCTTCGACCACCTCGTCATGCACACGCCGTTCGTCGGACTGGTCAAGGCCGCGCACCGCAAGATGATGCGCGACCTGCGCCGCGCCGCGCCGGCGGAGATCGAGGCCGACTTCGAGCGCAGGCTGCGGCCCGCGACGGCGTACGCGAGCCGCGTGGGCAACCTGTGCTCCGGCTCGGTCTACCTCGGCCTGGCCAGCGCCATCGACAACGCCGCGCTCGGCGGCGGCGTCCGGCTGGGCCTGTACTCCTACGGCTCCGGCTGCTCGGCCGAGTTCTTCAGCGGCGTCACCGACCCGCGCGCGGCGGCCACCGTGCGCGCGGGCCGCATCGCCGAACGCCTGGACGCGCGGGTCGAGCTGACCTTCGCCGAGTACGACCTGCTGCTCAAGGAGACGCTGCGCTGCCTGGTGCCGGTGCGCGACCGCGAGGTCGACCTGGCCCGGTGGGACGAGTACCTGGACCGCGTCCCCGGCCGCGAGCCGATGCTCGTGCTCAGCCACGTCGAGGACTACCACCGCCAGTACGAGTGGCGCTGA
- a CDS encoding acyl carrier protein: MSGRPEVERVVREVISVILPAADPARVAAATTLKELGADSVDRVEIVVEAMDRLGVVAPMSDFSGLPDLDALVDRLLARRPV, translated from the coding sequence ATGAGCGGCCGGCCGGAGGTGGAGCGCGTCGTGCGCGAGGTGATCTCGGTGATCCTGCCGGCGGCAGACCCGGCCCGGGTGGCCGCCGCCACCACCCTCAAGGAACTGGGCGCGGACTCGGTGGACCGGGTGGAGATCGTGGTCGAGGCCATGGACCGGCTCGGCGTCGTCGCCCCCATGTCGGACTTCAGCGGCCTGCCCGACCTCGACGCCCTGGTCGACCGGCTGCTCGCGCGGAGGCCGGTGTGA
- a CDS encoding LnmK family bifunctional acyltransferase/decarboxylase: MSTGTTTTTSREFVLSPAMCGANSLFVGRLGDWTWSAVSDACGVDALTARNADGEPTYLAFQLFDVRGADPAGFTFGDRIDVRTAVFACGAESVATLHRVAPAGSAGAADPTLEPAEFFEDRRPDCLYALNFNRWVSRSAPGSNRGLVRASPPGFTTAHLPELPREHSPRLACAQARQHLTLRDAPTAGEPGFAGFTTDYRIDPTRDLNGVGLVYFAAYFSIVDGALLAAWRSAGRPDAAFLARRTRTRRLCYLSNVDADTVLSAEVSSSLTGSPGGLTDEVVDVVLRDRESGAVVAVACQELTWGAA, encoded by the coding sequence ATGAGCACCGGGACGACCACCACCACCTCGCGGGAGTTCGTGCTCAGCCCGGCCATGTGCGGCGCCAACTCGCTGTTCGTCGGCCGGCTCGGCGACTGGACGTGGAGCGCGGTCAGCGACGCGTGCGGCGTCGACGCGCTCACCGCGCGCAACGCCGACGGCGAGCCGACGTACCTGGCGTTCCAGCTGTTCGACGTGCGGGGCGCGGACCCGGCGGGCTTCACCTTCGGCGACCGGATCGACGTGCGCACCGCCGTGTTCGCCTGCGGGGCCGAGTCGGTCGCGACGCTGCACCGGGTCGCCCCGGCCGGCAGCGCGGGCGCGGCGGACCCGACCCTGGAGCCCGCGGAGTTCTTCGAGGACCGCCGCCCGGACTGCCTGTACGCGCTCAACTTCAACCGCTGGGTCTCCCGCTCCGCGCCCGGCAGCAACCGCGGCCTGGTCCGCGCCTCCCCGCCGGGGTTCACCACCGCGCACCTGCCGGAGCTGCCCCGCGAGCACTCGCCGCGGCTGGCCTGCGCCCAGGCCCGGCAGCACCTGACCCTGCGGGACGCGCCGACCGCCGGTGAGCCCGGGTTCGCCGGGTTCACCACCGACTACCGCATCGACCCGACCCGCGACCTCAACGGCGTGGGCCTGGTGTACTTCGCCGCCTACTTCTCGATCGTGGACGGGGCGCTGCTGGCGGCGTGGCGCTCCGCCGGCCGCCCGGACGCCGCGTTCCTCGCGCGGCGGACCCGCACCCGGCGGCTGTGCTACCTGAGCAACGTCGACGCCGACACCGTCCTCTCCGCCGAGGTGTCGTCGTCGCTGACCGGTTCCCCCGGCGGGCTGACGGACGAGGTGGTGGACGTGGTCCTGCGTGACAGGGAGAGCGGCGCGGTGGTGGCCGTGGCCTGCCAGGAGCTGACCTGGGGTGCGGCATGA